The Cyclopterus lumpus isolate fCycLum1 chromosome 18, fCycLum1.pri, whole genome shotgun sequence nucleotide sequence CAAAATATGATCCACGAGGGTGGGTATTTATCCTACTTTTACTCCCTGTTCTTCCCTCACAAGACGAGAGGTTTGTCTAATAATCTAGTAATAGTCTTTTttcaaaacaacttcaaagatAAAATGAAGAATTTgctgaataaatacatatcctctgatttcatgtgtttttaagttCAATCTTTAATGCTCTGAGTATCAGGATGAACACCCATTTGTACCTTTTACGCCTCACTGGTTACctgtttaacgtcacattgcaATGAAATGTGGGTACTTCCCTTGGGCGAAGTGCATCCAATGCTGACTTCCGGAAGGGCTCAACATGCCTGAGAGACTCGAACCCTCCTTGATGTGACGGGGGGAACCGAACCCTCACGGACCTCCAAGGCATTGAGCGTGGCAACTGGGATCGAgccataatgataataataataacacgtTTACCAAACATGGACGGGACACCCCTGTTTGCTCCAGCAACGAAGCCCGGAAGTTGTTGTGTCCATGGTAACAAGATATGTCAACGCTGAACCCGGAGAAGAGGAGGCTTGATTCGGCTGAAGCTGCTCCTGAGTCCGATGTCCCGGAACGCTCTGAAGGTTCTGGTCGAGTTCAAGTTCCGAGCggtgagacccccccccccccccccccacaccaagTGGACCAATGTAGTATCTGGATTGTCTCTCTGTCCATGGTAAcaagacctgtctgtctgtccatggtaacaagacctgtctctctgtccatggtaacaagacctgtctctctgtccatggtaacaagacctgtctgtctgtccatggtaacaagacctgtctctctgtccatggtaacaagacctgtctgtctgtccatggtaacaagacctgtctctctgtccatggtaacaagacctgtctctctgtccatggtaacaagacctgtctccctgtccatggtaacaagacctgtctctctgtccatggtaacaagacctgtctctctgtccatggtaacaagacctgtctctctgtccatggtaacaagacctgtctgtctgtccatggtaacaagacctgtctgtctgtccatggtaacaagacctgtctctctgtccatggtaacaagacctgtctgtctgtccatggtaacaagacctgtctctctgtccatggtaacaagacctgtctgtctgtccatggtaacaagacctgtctctctgtccatggtaacaagacctgtctctctgtccatggtaacaagacctgtctccctgtccatggtaacaagacctgtctctctgtccatggtaacaagacctgtctctctgtccatggtaacaagacctgtctgtctgtccatggtaacaagacctgtctgtctgtgatcTGTAGCTTTAGCATTGGGTGTAGTAAACAGTGGAGTTTCTGCTTCTACTCTTCTAACCGCTTCCTGCAGACTATATGCATTGGATGGATTATTGTTTAAAAGGCCTTTTCATTAGTCTCAGAAATATGAATCTGTCCGTGCAGCATGTCTGAGGCCAAACATCCTCACCAGTTGATGATCATGTAGAAgacaaatgtatatttgttttgctgcagttatataatttatttatttctctctctcgctctcgctctctctctctctctctctctctctctctctctctctctctctctctctctatatatatatatatatatatatatatatatatatatatatatatatatatatatatatatatatataagcaactacaaatacatataaatgaTTTAGGAGACATAACAAGGTGATGCATTGTTCTTGTGTGTTACAATTCCAATCATGTCCATGCTGAATCCACCTCAGAgggaaatacatatttgaataaAGGGTGAACAAGAGACAACGCTAGTCCAACTGAACCAGAAGTGGCCTTCAGTAACACATGGATCCCTCTCAGTCGTCCACGTTCCTCCCACGCGCAGGTTTCTTGTCCTGGAGTCCACCTGCCAGCCAAGGAGCACCTCTCCCTCAGCATGTGCTTCATGGGGCAGTGCGCTCAGTCCCAGCGTCTCCCTGCTGTCTTTCCTCTGCTCTTCCATGAGAAGATGACCTTTGAAAAGGTACGTCTCTACTTCTGATTACAGATGGGAATAAATGTTAGATATTACCATTCTCCATAAAGTTAGCTGTGTTTAATACCATAAATGAATTCAACTGTACTGGACCGTTCCTACCAATAACCACTCCGGTGGCTATACAACATCAatattatttgtaaaataagGAAGCcatagaatagaataaaaaacaacaacatgaatatTTTTTTGGTCTAGATTTTCAGGCATGCAGTGGACCCTGGAGACATCGCTGTCATGCTTCAATGTAAGTTCATTAATATTTGGTTGTAAACACCTATACTGTCTGTGTAGCAGATATTACTATTTCTTCTTCAGACATTATCCCATCTCAGATTTCTATCTTCATAAATGAATTGCCTGTCATGATATATAATATCATCatatatatcatcatatataatatatatattatatcagatatatatatctccccAGATGAGACGGTCACTATTGAACTGATGCAACTGATTCCCCCAGGTGAGGTTATTGGTCTATACATTCATACTTCTTTGTTCCACTGGTTAGAAATATGGCGACATGTAGCGCTGCAGACTTTAACCCAACCAGCAGGTTACGGCCCggagaacaggaagtagcagaagtgtgtttgtgtttgcagcgCCGCACCCTCTGGCCTGCTTTGAAGAAGATGCTCGACGCTTCTTATTCCCACAGCCCAAACTGGTTCACTCCTCCTCTGGAGTGGACCGAGAGGTTCTGATGACCCGAGCAGTTCACTTCCCAGTAGGTCCAACCCTCTGACACTTCTAATGCTGTCTAGTTCCCACTGTGTGGAGCCTGTTCACATGGATGCATCACTAGCACATTATTAATTTCCTTGGCCACAGTAGCAGGGACAAGATGAAGACGGTCTATAAGTGTGATGTTTGCAGTTATATGTAATTATGGCTCACATATTTCTTCTCCTCTTGTTCTTTTCCAGGGTATCGCTCCAAGGTTAGAGTTTTCCACCAAAACTACCATCATTGAGTGCTCAGCTGATGCGGAGATCAACATTTACCCCAACGTACTCATGGTAAAGACATGGCTCAACATTTATGTAGATGATGCATGATAACTCAAAGGTAACTCTGAGGTGACCACATTAACTGAACCAGATTAGATTTCTGGCAGGAGCAGACCCACACATGATACAGTCCACTACTAGAGACGTATCACACTCCTCTTCAGGTTCATACTTCTGGGTTTCCAGGAGATCATGTGTACCTGCTTTAATGTTGAACAACGCagagctgtctgtctgaatatacctgtattcaccCTCTGTCTGAAACGCTTGGTCTCTTAAGAgtagtctgctctgattggcttgtgaGAAAAACATGTTGCACCTTTGCAAATGTAGTCCTAAAGGTGTGGCACTCCAGATATCCACATTTACCGGCACTGAAAGAGCAATAATACTAATTCCATTATCTGAACCACTAATCCTGTTCAGGGTCTGGAGCTGGTCCCAGCTGACtgggtgaaggcagggttcacctggacaggtgtccAGTCCACCtcagggctcatatagagacagacaaccatttacactcacattcacacctacgggggGTTTAGAGTCTCAGTTGTGGAGGAaccggagaacccagagggaacccactCTGACAccgggagaacatgcagaatcCACACAGAAGGGCCATCTGGGATCGGGGATGGAACCctggcccctcttgctgtgaggcgacagtgctaccGCCATGCAGTCcactaataaatacatgtagCAGATATAATAATGATATCCGTGGAAAGTGTAGATCACAGTGAATAACTAACTCGGAGATCGTGTGTTCATATTTGAATGACTTATGATTGCATACCTCCCTTGGCTTGCATCTCCAAATgaatatttgatttaaatgttcCAGCTATGGTTCCAGCAGAAAGCCCGGCCCTTATGTTATGTTTAAGCTAACGCTGGTTCTGAGACATCCACTCTTCTGTTCCAGGGgccagtgatgaagaggaacagGAAACACTCCAGCAGACCCAGGAGATCCTCCCCCCAGAGGAGCCAACCTCTAACCCTTGGAAGGAGGCGAGGTGCCGGGTCCCCGTCATGGGTCCCCAGAGCCCGGTCCCTGTCCCCTCTGAGCCTGGCTCGGCTCAGCCTGGTCTCTGCAGGCCCAGCTAACTGGGACACAAGCAGCACCTCCCAGCCTGTGAGCACAAACAGCACATATTTAATTAAGAATTAACAATTGATTTGTTTAAAACGTTGCTGCCATTTCCAGCCACAAGATGGCAGAGAAGAGCTAAGCCAGCACTGAGTGTTCTCTTAACTTGTCTAATCTAATACAAATATcactgtcctctctctcctcttccatgtTATGGGATGTTTCACCGTAGAGAAGGTTTGACAGTTAGTTACAAAagcataataaataataacaacataatCTGAGGGGATGAGGTGGATACTACAatcattcaattattttaaagcTGAGACAAAGAAATGGTTCATGAGTaccagctctgtcagcactagaCTGTAACTGCTCCTACCCGTCCTCAATCTGTCAGTCAATCAGTTTGTCTGTcagttgttgactgtctgtttttAGGTCTGTATGTCTTGACTTTGCTGGTGGACCATTCACTCCacctgcatgtatgtcttttgttgttgtttacctgtctgtggttatatatttaatttactctgtatGCTTTATGTTTTGGGTCTCTGACATGGAcgtttttattctgtccattttaacatagttctcccttattttatgttgcttgtttgtacattgtatatgtaatcttatgtttttaggtttgtttcataacatctgcctcttgggactacagatgaaaaatagcctcttggctaactctggcacatttacagaaatgtttatattaatgtcccttatcaaataaacaaattaaaaaaaatacttccaaAACAGGTCATATACTACAGATCCACCACTTAAACATAACATACACATAACAAATGTCCATCCCATAACTGTAAATGCATCCAAACTCATGTTGATttcactttatttaattttacatTGCACGCTCAGTGCTCCATGTGACCCACCCAACATCAGCTGTCTGTGGCCATGTAACAGTGGGAACCTGTTTATCTTATGGATAACAAGGGATTACTGACACATGTATGAACCTAACCCATAAACCATGACAcgcccagtctgctctgattgacTTGCAAGAACAATCTGTTGTCCTATTTCCCAGTGTGTGGGTTGGCAGGCCCTCTAGATACCCACCTCATGTGATCAAGCCGACCAAGTGAGATGTTCTTCAGATGTCCGTCTGACACCctcggtgtgtttgtgtaccaACAGGGCTCCCGTCATGCTAAATGGATCAACATGTCTGTCACTTACTTTTCCAAGCTCAATTACGTCTGTTGGTCTTCACCAGAGTTGTTCATACCCGACTGACGCCCCATACTGAGGTCAGGTGGCGTCAGCTGAGCATCTCCAATAGATGATAAGGACCATgagatgtggttgaaagctctGGGGAAAGTTATAGCTTTACTTCATTTTATTTGGTCTAGGAGCTGTAACGTTGCTATGGAGACGATCAGTCCGCTGGGGGCTCTGCCTTTCTTCTCACCTTTTCATATTGTTTATAGTTTCCCATCAGCGACCAACAGTTCCAGTTAACAGAATGAGTGTGACTGGTGTGTTCTGGTCTTGGTTTTTGTCTTTAAGCTAGCCTGTGTTGTGCTTAATTGATCTGTTCCAGAACACTTCACGCCATATCAGACCAAGAGAAGGGAACAGCCAAACCCCCGAGTGCATTGAATTGACCAAGGGAGCGTTTCATTGGTCAGAAAGTGCATTTCTCATTTGTGTTATTTGTCCATTCAGAGGTTGTATGGCCTCACTTTAAAGTTACAGATACAGTTTGTGATTTCTCTGATGATTTGACAGTTGGGTCTCACAGCAGTGGACTGAGAGGACCTTTGGGGATTGGTTGGTCTCCATGGCTAATTATTATCTTTCAGGAAACATATTTGCTGCTCTGAACATCGTCTATATGAGTTGTCTCCCATTCTCTTAAACCTTTCTTATCCCAACCCTCTTGGTTGTGAACATCCTGCTCCCCGTGTCATCCCTCTCCCGTGTAGATGAGGACTTCCTGGCCCGGAGCCGGTCCATCTTCCTCGCCCCAGCGCTCTGCAGTGTTTACCAACTCCTCTTCACCTTTGACCAGGTCTTCATCCAAAGGTAGAATGTCTGATGCTACTTTAAGTCTACTACACATGGATTATAGCCCCAACAAGTGACCATAAAAGCTTGTAAAGTTTAGTGTATACTGCTCTGTTGACATGGCTGTAATCTACACAGTCAACGTTCTGTTCTTCTAATCTGTTGTGACTCTTTTGACTGTTTTAGTGAGATCTTCTCTGACTGGCAGGTGGACATCCTCCTCCAACGGTTTGGTAGGAAACGATTTgtatattgtattcatattcttTTGACTCTGGCTTCTTTGACAGGAAGTTATCGGGTTTATCAGATGAAGTCAGGATacggttagcctagcttagcataaagacgggATGCacagggaaacagctagcctggctgtCCAAAGTTTAGAAATGCAACGACAACATGTCTAAAGgtcattgaatcttgtttataAAAAATCAACACTCAAATGTATGAACCTCAACTGGTAGCTCCTACATCTCAGCTAATTGGCTGTCTGTAGCTCATGGTGGTCGTCCTGAGACCACAAGGTAGCTGGTTCGATCCCTGGTCTCCCCATAGTTCGCATGTCGAATTAAGAACTGAACCCCCAGtggctccccgggtgcttcacagcagcccactgctccttattTACTGAGGATGGGTCAACATGCAGAGACCAAACATTTCATCTATGTAAATAATGTCAAATATgatgtttgtattttttcaccgctgcaggactcataaagaattattattattgccataGTGCTCTgatagtccatgtcgatgtgtccttgggcaaggcactcaACCTGTAATTGGGTTTAAATGGCTGCCGTAGCTGTGcctagtgtgtgaatgttgt carries:
- the spata6l gene encoding spermatogenesis associated 6-like protein gives rise to the protein MSRNALKVLVEFKFRAVSCPGVHLPAKEHLSLSMCFMGQCAQSQRLPAVFPLLFHEKMTFEKIFRHAVDPGDIAVMLQYETVTIELMQLIPPAPHPLACFEEDARRFLFPQPKLVHSSSGVDREVLMTRAVHFPGIAPRLEFSTKTTIIECSADAEINIYPNVLMGPVMKRNRKHSSRPRRSSPQRSQPLTLGRRRGAGSPSWVPRARSLSPLSLARLSLVSAGPANWDTSSTSQPMRTSWPGAGPSSSPQRSAVFTNSSSPLTRSSSKVRSSLTGRWTSSSNGLVGGISEDDSSSSETRDPLDYHQGPEPSGRWRSSRRHTRHRRSQSSSHREWEEVQARVRGLLTTPKAVCRLAYGASTSEVDEVLARRSISPGPP